The genomic stretch CTCGGCGTGGCCGACGCGGACCCAGGCACCGTCCACGAGCAGTTCGGGCCCGGCCGGGCGCCGTTCGCCGCACACCCGGAGCAGTCGGCCGCTGGGCAGCCGGTGCGCCGGTGGCTCCCCGGGCCGCGCGATCGGTTCGGCCACCTCCCGCAGCAGGCAGTTGAGCAGGGGCGCCGCCGCAAGGGCGTCGGCGCGGTCCGCGACATCGGCGCGCCGGGCGGCGTCGGCGTCGGCGGGCGGGGGCATGAGGTCCACGCGCTTCACTCGTTCTCTACGGTCCGTTCGGGCGGAGAAGATCAGTATGTCTGCAAGTCACCGCCCGATCCGACGCCCTACTCGTACCCGAGGAGCCCGACCGTGCACCGTCCCTCCACCGCCGAGGCCGAGGTAGCGGCCGAGTTGGCCGATGTCCGCCCCGGCCTGGCCGCCCGGTACCAGGCCGAGCTGCCCGGTGCCCGGGCCGCCGTGCTGACCCGGCTGTGGCGGGCGCTGGCCCATGAGCCGCTGCCATGGATCACGGCTCGCGAGATCACCGGGGACGGCCTCACCCTGCGGCTTTCCGACGGCCGCCGATTGCACGGGCCGCGCGCGGACCCGTACGCCACCGCCGCGTACGTCACCGAGGTGCGCCTGGAGAAGGCGGCGTACGCCGATCCGGCGAGGCTGATGTTCGAGCTGGGCGTAGCGCGCGGTACCGGGTTCGTGGCCGAACTCGGGCACAGTGTCGCCTCGTTGGCGCTGTCGAGGGCCGGGCAGCAGCCGGTCGCCGCTTCGGATGCCTCGAAAGAGTGGCCGGTGCGGGACTGGGAGTGGGAGCAGCGGGTGGTCGACGGGCATCCGTACCACCCGGGCTGCCGTTCCCGGCCCGGGTTCTCGGTGGCCGAGCAGCTCGCCTACGGGCCCGAGCACCGGCCTCAGGTTGAGCTCGGCCTGTGGCCGGTACCGGCGGACGAGTGCCTGCTGACCGGTGACTGGCCGGACGAACTGCGGGACGGGGAACAGCTGTTGATCCCGGTGCATCCCTGGCAGGCGGCGCATGTGCTCAAGCGGGGTTGCGAGCGGGGCATCGGCGGCGCGCGTCCGCTGATGTCGCTGCGCACACTGGCGCTGCCCGGCGGGCCGCACGTCAAGACCGCGCTGAGCGCCCGGCTGACCTCGTCGGTGCGGGACATCTCGGGGTACTCCATCGCCCTGTCGGCGACGCTGTCCGCGTTCGCGGAGGCCCTGGCGGCGCGCACGGACGGCCTGTTGCACATCACCCGCACCCTGGGCGCGGCGACCGCGGACTCCCCCGATCTTGCGGCCGTACTGCGCGAGTCGCCGCAGGAGTACGCCGGTCCGGGCGAGCGCGTGGTGCCGGTGGCCGCGCTCGCCACCACCGAACTCACCTCCAGTCCGGCCTGGTTGGCGGCCTTCGCGCGACTTGCCCTCACCGTCGGGCTGCAACTCCTGGACCTGGGCGTGGCCCTGGAGGCGCACGGCCAGAACCTGCTGGTCGTCCTGGACGCCGAGGGCGCCCCGCGGCGGCTGGTCTACCGCGACCTCGCCGACATCCGGGTCAGCCCGGCCCGGCTCGCCCGGCACCGCGTCCCGGTCCCGGAGCTGACCGGACGGATCGTCACCGACGACGAGACCACCCTGCGCCGCAAGCTGTTCGGCTCGCTGGTGGCGGGCGCGCTCGCGGGTACGGCGGGTTCGGCGGCGGCACTCGGCGCGGCGCTGGAGACGGCCGTACGGGACCTGCCGGGCACGGCCGATCTCACCGTCCTGCGCGAAGAGCCGCTGCCCGCGAAGGCGTTGACGCTGATGCGGCTGTCGCCGCGGACGCCCGGGGACCAGTGGGCGCGGCTGCCCAACCCCCTGCTGCCCGACCCTCTGCCGCCCAACCCCTTGCGGTGAGCGTCCGATTTGCAGGCAATGCGCGGTCGTTTTGGAGCGGGACACCTCCGCCACTAGGATCCGCCGATGATCACAAGAACACGGCTGGCGGCGGGGGCCTGTGCCCTGCTCGCCGCGCTGACGGCGGGGCTGGCGTTCCCGGCCGGGGCGGCCGCCGGCGAACCCACGGGCGAGGACGCGCCGAAGGTGAACCTCGTCCTCGACGTGAGCGGCTCGATGCGGGCCCGGGACATCGACGGCCAGTCCCGGATGGCCGCCGCGAAGCAGGCGTTCAACGAGGTGCTCGACGCCACCCCCGAGGAGGTGGAACTGGGCATCCGCACGCTCGGCGCCAACTACCCGGGCGACAACCAGAAGACCGGCTGCAAGGACACCGCGCAGCTCTATCCGGTCGGCCCGCTGGACCGCACCGAGGCCAAGACGGCGGTGGCGACCCTCACGCCCACCGGCTGGACCCCGATCGGTCCCGCGCTGCTGAAGGCGGCCGACGACCTCGACGGCGGCACCGGCTCCAAGCGCATCGTGCTGATCAGCGACGGCGAGGACACCTGCGCCCCGCTGGACCCGTGCGAGGTGGCCCGGGAGATCGCCGCCAAGGGCATCGGGCTGACCATCGACACGCTCGGTCTGGTCCCGAACACCAAGATGCGGCAGCAGCTGAGCTGTATCGCGGAGGCGACCGGCGGCACCTACACCTCCGTGGAGCACACCGAGGAACTCAGCGACAAGGTCAACCAGTTGGTGGACCGGGCGGCCGACCCGGTGGTGACGCCGGTGGCGACCGAGGGCGCGGAGCGGTGCGCCGACGCGCCCACCCTGAAGTCCGGTCTGTACACCGACCGCGAGGAGTTCGGGCAGCAGCGCTGGTACCGGGTCGACGTGGAGCCCGGCCAGGAGCTGCGGGCCTCGCTGAGCGTGGCCGCCGACCGGGCGGTGAACCCCTCCTACGGGGTGCTGCTGCGGGCCGTGACCGTGCACGGGCGGGAGATCGTGCGCGGTGAGGCCGCGGGCAACGGCCGTACGGACGTGGTCTCGACGGGTGTGCGCTACCCGAAGGCGGAGAGCGACGACGAGGACGCCACGGCCGAGGCCGTGTGCCTCCAGGTCACGCACTCCTTCTCGGCGGCGTCGGGCGTGAAGACGACGCCCGGACTGCCGCTGGAGCTGACGATCGACGTCGTCGACGGTCCGTCGGGCTCCAGCGATGTGGCCTCCTTCGGCCTCGGGCGCGGCTGGTGGCTGCTGGGCGCGCTCATCCTGACCGGCTTCCTCGCCGGGATCGTCTGGGGCTGGCTGTCGCGCTGGCGGGTCGCGGTCTGGAGGACCAACTGATGCGGATCACACGTACGTTGACCGCCGCCCTGCTCATGCTGGGCCTCTCGGCGGCGCCCGCGCTGGCGGACGAGGAACCGAAGGACGACGTCCCCACCACGGCCGGCACCTCCTTCCGTACGGCGACGGAGATCGAGCAGGGCCAGGACGCCGGCGCGAGCGCCTCGGCGGGTGACTACCTGTACTGGTCGTTCCCGGCGGACGCCGGACAGCGCCCGACCGTCAAGGCGACGGTGAAGCTGCCCGAGACGCACGCCGCCGAGACCTGGCAGATCGACGTCTACGACGGACTGCGGCGCCGTCAGTCCTGCCAGTACGGCGCGCAGACCCGCACGGCCGCGGCGGACGCCCCGTCCGTGGAGTTGGCGTGCGTCCTGCGCACGGTGCGCGCCTGGTCGGAGCCGTGGGCCAACGACCCGCTGCCGGGCACGTACTACGTCCGGCTGACGGTGGTGAACCTCGCCACGGGCGACCTGGGTCTGCCGGTGAACGCCACGGTCCGGGTGGACTCCAAGGACATCGGCGGCGCGGCGGCGGTGGACGGTTCGCTGGGCGAGCCGCTGGTGCCGGGTGTCGCGGTGACGGCCGAGTCGGAGGAGTCCGAGGAGGACACTGCGGTGCTCTCCAGCCTCGACCCGGAGGACGGCTGGTCCTCCGGCTGGTGGTCCGACCGCTGGATATGGACCGCGGTGGGCGGTGCGCTGGCGGCGCTCGCGGGCGTCGGCGGCTATGCGCTGACGCGCGGTCCGGGGCGCCCGCCGGGCGTGTGATCCCTCGTTCGTCCCAGGGCCCGTCGCACTGCGGTGCGGCGGGCCCTTCGTCATCCCTCCCGCAGCGTCTTGGCGAGCGTCCCGTCGCCGGTGACGGTGATCCGCCCGGCGCGCACGGCGTCCGGCACGCTCAACTCCCCGCGCGCCACTGCCGTACAGGTGTCGGTGTCCAGCGCGAGCCGTGCGTCCGGTTCGGTGGGGGCGGGGCCGTCGCCGTAGACGGGACCGTCCTCGGTGCCGACGTACAGATGGAACTCCCCCTCCTCCAGCCGCACTTCGACCAGCCCCTCCCCCTCCAGGACCCTCAGCAGCGGCAGCGCGAACCAGTGGGCGCGGACCGCGTCGGTCGGGCGGCGCTCGCCCAGCTCGGGCCGGCCCCAGGTGCCGAGCGCCTGGAGGACCGGGAGCAACTCCCGTCCGCGCGTGGTGAGTTCGTAGACGTAGGCCGCGCCGGGCGGGGGCAGTCGGCGTCGGGTCGTCAGACCGTCCCGTTCCATGTCCTTCAGCCGTGAGGCCAGTACGTCGGTGCTCACGCCCGGCAGATCCGCGTGCAGGTCGGTGTAGCGGCGCGGCCCGGCCAGCAGTTCACGGACGATCAGCAGGGTCCAGCGGTCGCCGACGACGTCGAGCGCGCGGGCGGCGGAACAGTACTGGTCGTAGCTTCGGCGTGGTGACATGGGACGCAGTCTAGACATGTCATTGGACTTTCCAAGCACTAACTTGGTAAAACCAAGCAACACCAGATACTGGAGGGGCGCATGGAGTTCCGGCAGTCGAACAAGCTCAGCGAGGTCTGTTACGAGATCCGCGGCCCGGTGATCGAGCACGCCGACGCGCTGGAGAAGGCCGGCCACAGCGTCCTGCGCCTGAACACCGGCAACCCCGCGCTGTTCGGCTTCGAGGCGCCGGAGGAGATCCTCCAGGACATGATCCGGATGCTCCCGCAGGCGCACGGCTACACCGACTCCCGGGGCGTCCTCTCCGCGCGCCGGGCCGTCGCGGGGCGCTACCAGAACCTGGGCCTCGAGGTGGACGTCGACGACGTCTTCCTCGGCAACGGCATCTCCGAGCTGATCTCGATGGCCGTGACCGCGCTGGTCGAGGACGGCGACGAGATCCTCATCCCGGCCCCCGACTTCCCCCTCTGGACGGCCGTCACCACGCTCGCGGGCGGCAAGCCGGTGCACTACCTCTGCGACGAACAGGCCGACTGGTACCCGGACCTGGAGGACATGGCGTCGAAGATCACGGACCGCACCAAGGCCGTGGTCATCATCAACCCGAACAACCCCACGGGCGCCGTCTACCCCAAGGAGATCATCGAGGGCATCCTCGACCTCGCCCGCCGGCACGGCCTGATGGTCTTCGCGGACGAGATCTACGACCAGATCCTCTACGACGACGCGGTCCACCACTCGGTCGCGGCGCTGGCCCCCGACCTGGTCGTCCTGACCTTCTGCGGCCTGTCGAAGACCTACCGGGTGGCGGGCTTCCGCTCGGGCTGGCTGGTCGTCACCGGCCCGAAACAGCACGCCCGGAACTACCTGGAGGGCCTGACCATGCTGGCCTCCATGCGGCTGTGCGCCAACGCGCCCGCGCAGTACGCCATCCAGGCCGCGCTGGGCGGCCGCCAGTCAATCACCGAGCTGACCGCGCCGGGCGGACGCCTGCACGAACAGCGGAACGTGGCCTGGGAGAAGCTCAACGAGATCCCCGGGGTGTCGTGCGTGAAGCCGAAGGGCTCCCTGTACGCGTTCCCCCGACTGGACCCCAAGGTCCACAAGATCCACGACGACGAGAAGTTCGTCCTGGACCTGCTCCTGCGGGAGAAGATCCAGGTCGTCCAGGGCACCGGCTTCAACTGGCCCACCCCCGACCACTTCCGCATCCTCACCCTCCCGCACGCCGAGGACCTGGAGGCGGCGATCGGCCGGATCGGGCGGTTCCTGGGCGGGTACCGGCAGTAGCGGACGGGTAGGTCGTCGGCCATGAGCGAGCGCCCCCTGCTACTCCTCGACGTCGACGGCCCCCTCAACCCGTTCCGCGCCGTCTACGCCCGGCACCGCGGCTATGTGACGCGTCGGCTGCACCCCGCGAACTGGTCGGCCCGGCAGACCCCGGGGTCGCGGCGGCTGCGCAGGGGCCTGCGGGTACGGCTGCATCCGGGACACGGGCCGCGGCTGCTCGCCCTGCCCTACGAACTGGCCTGGGCGACCACCTGGATGCACGAGGCCAACGAGATGATCGCGCCGGCCATCGGGCTGCCCGGGGACCTGCCGGTCATCGAGTTCACGGACCTGTTCGCCCCGGACCCCGAGGGGCTGTACTGGAAGACCCGGCAGGTCGTGGCGTGGGCGGCGGGGCGGCCGTTCGTGTGGGTGGACGACATGGTCACCGATCACGACGTACGGCATGTGCACCAGCACCACACCGGGCCCGCCCTGCTGCTGCGGATCGATCCGCGCCGGGGGCTCGGGGAGGCGGAGTTCGGGCGGTTGGAGCGGTGGGCCCAGGGCCTGCCGTGAAATTCCCGTCGCCCGCCCGGAGGGCGGGCCGCGCGGCGGCGATGGGGGTGCCCCCGCGCGAGCCGGGCGAAGCCTGTTCGAGCATGCGCGTCAGGCGTCGCGCGGCAGGCGGGAATTTCACGGCAGGCCCTAGCCTGTGACGTATGGGTGATCTTCTGTTGGTGCGGCATGGGGAGACCGCGTGGTCGCGGTCGGGGCGGCATACCGGGTCCACCGATGTGCCGTTGACCGAGCAAGGGCGTGCGGAGGCTCGGGGGCTTGTGCCGTTGATTCGGTCGCATCGGATCGGGGCCGCGTTCGTCAGTCCGCTTCAGCGGGCTCGGGAGACCGCCGAGCTGATCGGGCTCACCTCGATGCGGATCGATCCGGATCTGCGGGAGTGGGACTACGGCGGCTACGAAGGCGTCACCACGGTCGAGATCCAGCGGGAGCGGCCCGGCTGGTTCCTGTTCAGCGACGGGGTCGCGCCGGGGCCGCCGGAGCATCCCGGGGAGAGCCCGGCGCAGGTCGGGGAGCGCGCGGATCGGATGCTCGCCAAGGTGGACGCCGCGCTCGCCAACACCGAGGGGGTGGTGGTTCTGGTGGCGCACGGTCACTTTCTGCGGGTGCTGACCGCACGGCGGCTCGGGCTGCCGCCGGCGGACGGCGCGCTGTTCCAGCTCGCCACCGGGAGCGTGTGCCGGCTGAGTACCGAGCACGGGCGGCCGGTGATCGCCGGGTGGAATGTCAGACCCGGGTCGTAGCCTTCGAAGCGGTGGGGACACCGTGGGAAGGGAGCACGCCGTGACACGACCGCCGACCGCCGCACAACGGCGTGTGATCGACGCCGCCGACCCGGTCACCGGGCGGCTCAACGGTACGGAGACCCAGCTCGCGGCGCTGGTGAAGCGCGGGCTCGCCTTCCGCCACCCGCGTCCGCCGCACGCCCACTTCCTCACTCCGGCGGGCCATCGCATACGGGAGGCGGCGGGCGATCTCGATACGGCCGTGCCCGAGCCCGCCGCCACGACGACGACCGGAGTGTTCGCCGCGCGCATCGGCGGCGAGGAGGAGCCGCCGCCCGCCGGT from Streptomyces davaonensis JCM 4913 encodes the following:
- a CDS encoding IucA/IucC family protein → MHRPSTAEAEVAAELADVRPGLAARYQAELPGARAAVLTRLWRALAHEPLPWITAREITGDGLTLRLSDGRRLHGPRADPYATAAYVTEVRLEKAAYADPARLMFELGVARGTGFVAELGHSVASLALSRAGQQPVAASDASKEWPVRDWEWEQRVVDGHPYHPGCRSRPGFSVAEQLAYGPEHRPQVELGLWPVPADECLLTGDWPDELRDGEQLLIPVHPWQAAHVLKRGCERGIGGARPLMSLRTLALPGGPHVKTALSARLTSSVRDISGYSIALSATLSAFAEALAARTDGLLHITRTLGAATADSPDLAAVLRESPQEYAGPGERVVPVAALATTELTSSPAWLAAFARLALTVGLQLLDLGVALEAHGQNLLVVLDAEGAPRRLVYRDLADIRVSPARLARHRVPVPELTGRIVTDDETTLRRKLFGSLVAGALAGTAGSAAALGAALETAVRDLPGTADLTVLREEPLPAKALTLMRLSPRTPGDQWARLPNPLLPDPLPPNPLR
- a CDS encoding VWA domain-containing protein — encoded protein: MITRTRLAAGACALLAALTAGLAFPAGAAAGEPTGEDAPKVNLVLDVSGSMRARDIDGQSRMAAAKQAFNEVLDATPEEVELGIRTLGANYPGDNQKTGCKDTAQLYPVGPLDRTEAKTAVATLTPTGWTPIGPALLKAADDLDGGTGSKRIVLISDGEDTCAPLDPCEVAREIAAKGIGLTIDTLGLVPNTKMRQQLSCIAEATGGTYTSVEHTEELSDKVNQLVDRAADPVVTPVATEGAERCADAPTLKSGLYTDREEFGQQRWYRVDVEPGQELRASLSVAADRAVNPSYGVLLRAVTVHGREIVRGEAAGNGRTDVVSTGVRYPKAESDDEDATAEAVCLQVTHSFSAASGVKTTPGLPLELTIDVVDGPSGSSDVASFGLGRGWWLLGALILTGFLAGIVWGWLSRWRVAVWRTN
- a CDS encoding winged helix-turn-helix transcriptional regulator, with protein sequence MSPRRSYDQYCSAARALDVVGDRWTLLIVRELLAGPRRYTDLHADLPGVSTDVLASRLKDMERDGLTTRRRLPPPGAAYVYELTTRGRELLPVLQALGTWGRPELGERRPTDAVRAHWFALPLLRVLEGEGLVEVRLEEGEFHLYVGTEDGPVYGDGPAPTEPDARLALDTDTCTAVARGELSVPDAVRAGRITVTGDGTLAKTLREG
- a CDS encoding pyridoxal phosphate-dependent aminotransferase, with protein sequence MEFRQSNKLSEVCYEIRGPVIEHADALEKAGHSVLRLNTGNPALFGFEAPEEILQDMIRMLPQAHGYTDSRGVLSARRAVAGRYQNLGLEVDVDDVFLGNGISELISMAVTALVEDGDEILIPAPDFPLWTAVTTLAGGKPVHYLCDEQADWYPDLEDMASKITDRTKAVVIINPNNPTGAVYPKEIIEGILDLARRHGLMVFADEIYDQILYDDAVHHSVAALAPDLVVLTFCGLSKTYRVAGFRSGWLVVTGPKQHARNYLEGLTMLASMRLCANAPAQYAIQAALGGRQSITELTAPGGRLHEQRNVAWEKLNEIPGVSCVKPKGSLYAFPRLDPKVHKIHDDEKFVLDLLLREKIQVVQGTGFNWPTPDHFRILTLPHAEDLEAAIGRIGRFLGGYRQ
- a CDS encoding HAD domain-containing protein; this encodes MSERPLLLLDVDGPLNPFRAVYARHRGYVTRRLHPANWSARQTPGSRRLRRGLRVRLHPGHGPRLLALPYELAWATTWMHEANEMIAPAIGLPGDLPVIEFTDLFAPDPEGLYWKTRQVVAWAAGRPFVWVDDMVTDHDVRHVHQHHTGPALLLRIDPRRGLGEAEFGRLERWAQGLP
- a CDS encoding histidine phosphatase family protein; translated protein: MGDLLLVRHGETAWSRSGRHTGSTDVPLTEQGRAEARGLVPLIRSHRIGAAFVSPLQRARETAELIGLTSMRIDPDLREWDYGGYEGVTTVEIQRERPGWFLFSDGVAPGPPEHPGESPAQVGERADRMLAKVDAALANTEGVVVLVAHGHFLRVLTARRLGLPPADGALFQLATGSVCRLSTEHGRPVIAGWNVRPGS